Proteins found in one Actinokineospora alba genomic segment:
- a CDS encoding acyl carrier protein — MSEKPSDTEILEGLAEIVEEVAGVATDDVTAEKSFVDDLDIDSLSMVEIAVQAEDKFGVKIPDDELANLKTVGDAVKYISTNA, encoded by the coding sequence ATGTCGGAGAAGCCCAGCGACACCGAGATCCTCGAAGGACTCGCGGAGATCGTCGAAGAGGTCGCCGGTGTCGCCACCGACGACGTGACCGCCGAGAAGTCCTTCGTCGACGACCTCGACATCGACTCCCTCTCGATGGTCGAGATCGCCGTGCAGGCCGAGGACAAGTTCGGCGTCAAGATCCCGGACGACGAGCTGGCCAACCTCAAGACCGTCGGCGACGCCGTGAAGTACATCTCCACCAACGCCTGA
- a CDS encoding beta-ketoacyl-ACP synthase III produces MRLATGAKASRILGVGSFQPERIVTNDELSQKMDTTDEWIRERVGIAERRFAGPDELLVDMAVMAGSKALANSGLSPSDVDTVILANCTMPTQIPNGAAQVADRIGIKAAGAFDLNAACAGFCYALGTASDLVRSGSARRVLVIGAEKLTDWVNPVDRANAIIFADGAGAAVVGPSEEAGIGPVVWGSAGDMVDMIGMTEDRHIFQEGQSVFRWATTRIAPIALQALEAAGLQPSDVDVLIPHQANLRIVESIAKKLRAKGAREDMVVADDIVKSGNTSSASIPMAMDHMREAGRIKPGDVALLVGFGAGLSYAGQVVICP; encoded by the coding sequence ATGCGACTCGCCACTGGAGCCAAAGCCAGCCGCATCCTCGGGGTCGGCAGTTTCCAGCCTGAGCGCATCGTCACCAACGACGAGCTCTCGCAGAAGATGGACACCACCGACGAGTGGATCCGCGAGCGCGTGGGCATCGCCGAGCGCCGGTTCGCCGGGCCCGACGAGTTGCTCGTCGACATGGCGGTCATGGCAGGCTCCAAGGCGCTGGCCAACTCCGGCCTCTCACCGTCCGATGTGGACACCGTGATCCTGGCCAACTGCACCATGCCGACCCAGATCCCCAACGGCGCGGCCCAGGTCGCCGACCGCATCGGGATCAAGGCGGCGGGCGCGTTCGACCTCAACGCCGCCTGCGCGGGCTTCTGCTACGCGCTGGGCACCGCGTCGGACCTGGTGCGCTCAGGCTCCGCGCGGCGCGTGCTGGTCATCGGCGCCGAGAAGCTCACCGACTGGGTCAACCCGGTCGACCGGGCCAACGCGATCATCTTCGCCGACGGCGCGGGCGCCGCGGTCGTGGGACCCTCGGAAGAGGCGGGCATCGGCCCGGTCGTCTGGGGCAGCGCGGGCGACATGGTCGACATGATCGGCATGACCGAGGACCGGCACATCTTCCAGGAGGGCCAGTCGGTCTTCCGCTGGGCGACCACGCGGATCGCGCCGATCGCGCTGCAGGCGCTGGAAGCGGCCGGGCTGCAGCCGTCCGATGTGGACGTGCTCATCCCGCACCAGGCCAACCTGCGGATCGTCGAATCGATCGCGAAGAAGCTGCGCGCCAAGGGCGCCCGCGAGGACATGGTCGTCGCCGACGACATCGTCAAGTCGGGCAACACCTCCTCGGCGTCCATCCCGATGGCGATGGACCACATGCGTGAGGCGGGCCGGATCAAGCCCGGCGACGTCGCGCTGCTCGTCGGTTTCGGCGCGGGCCTGTCCTACGCGGGACAGGTCGTCATCTGTCCCTGA
- a CDS encoding ACP S-malonyltransferase, which yields MSSEQVIALLAPGQGSQTPGMLSPWLELPGAADRLAAWSDIAGLDLTRLGTTAEADEIKDTAITQPLIVAATLLAFEELRSRVEIPADAVIAGHSIGEFAAAAMAGVLTAEDAIALAAVRGREMAAACELEPTGMAALMRGTEEAILARLAELDLVPANRNGAGQIVAAGSLPALEKLAAEPPADTKVITLKVAGAFHTHYMAPAQQALAAHAETLGAPANPAFTLLSNRDGAAVTDGAEVLARLIDQVTNPVRWDRCMATMAELGVDGIVEFPPAGALVGLAKRELKGTPTVAMKTPENLDTVTDMIGSSA from the coding sequence CCCGTGGCTCGAACTGCCGGGTGCGGCCGACCGGCTGGCGGCGTGGTCGGACATCGCGGGCCTCGACCTGACCCGGCTGGGCACCACCGCCGAGGCCGACGAGATCAAGGACACCGCGATCACCCAGCCGCTCATCGTGGCGGCCACGCTGCTCGCGTTCGAGGAGCTGCGTTCGCGCGTGGAGATCCCCGCGGACGCCGTCATCGCCGGACACTCCATCGGCGAGTTCGCCGCCGCCGCCATGGCGGGCGTGCTCACCGCCGAGGACGCCATCGCGCTGGCCGCCGTGCGCGGCCGGGAGATGGCCGCCGCGTGCGAGCTCGAGCCCACCGGCATGGCCGCCCTGATGCGCGGCACCGAAGAGGCCATCCTCGCCCGGCTCGCCGAGCTCGACCTCGTGCCCGCCAACCGCAACGGCGCGGGCCAGATCGTCGCCGCCGGGTCGCTGCCCGCGCTGGAGAAGCTCGCCGCCGAGCCGCCCGCCGACACGAAGGTGATCACCCTCAAGGTCGCGGGCGCGTTCCACACCCACTACATGGCACCGGCACAGCAGGCCCTCGCCGCGCACGCGGAGACGCTGGGCGCACCGGCGAACCCAGCCTTCACGCTGCTGTCCAACCGGGACGGCGCCGCGGTGACCGACGGCGCCGAGGTGCTCGCCCGGCTCATCGACCAGGTCACCAACCCCGTCCGCTGGGACCGCTGCATGGCGACGATGGCCGAACTCGGCGTCGACGGCATCGTCGAGTTCCCGCCCGCGGGCGCGCTCGTCGGCTTGGCAAAGCGGGAACTCAAAGGCACCCCCACCGTGGCCATGAAGACCCCCGAGAACCTCGACACGGTGACCGACATGATCGGAAGTAGCGCGTGA